In Limisphaerales bacterium, a genomic segment contains:
- a CDS encoding SDR family oxidoreductase: protein MTAYEKLQRALKRRPRKWLVTGAAGFIGSHLVETLLRLNQRVVGLDNFATGHARNLDDVRASVTAAQRRAFRFIEGDITNAKDCARACRGAELVLHQAALGSVPRSFADPLGTHAPNTTGFLNILQAARKAKAQRVVYASSSSVYGDVKSSPKVESITGTLLSPYAVSKMVDELYAQVFGSGYGQELVGLRYFNVFGPRQDPAGAYAAVIPRWTQELLRGKPAEIYGDGKTSRDFCFVANVVQANLLAATAKAAAGNVYNVAVGRRASLNQLHQQLRKLTGSQAKPVHREFRAGDVRHSLASIRAAKRDLGYAPTHTLEQGLALTVPWFAK from the coding sequence GTGACCGCTTACGAAAAACTTCAACGTGCGCTCAAGCGGCGTCCGCGCAAATGGCTCGTCACCGGCGCGGCGGGTTTCATTGGCTCGCACTTGGTCGAAACTCTTTTGCGCCTCAACCAACGCGTGGTGGGCCTCGATAATTTCGCCACCGGCCACGCCCGCAATTTGGATGACGTGCGCGCCAGCGTCACCGCCGCCCAACGGCGTGCCTTTCGTTTTATCGAAGGCGACATCACCAACGCCAAGGATTGCGCGCGCGCGTGTCGCGGCGCGGAATTGGTTTTGCACCAAGCCGCCCTCGGTTCCGTGCCGCGTTCTTTCGCTGATCCGCTCGGCACGCACGCGCCCAACACCACAGGGTTTCTGAATATCCTCCAAGCCGCGCGCAAGGCAAAGGCGCAGCGTGTTGTGTACGCTTCGAGTAGTTCGGTTTATGGTGACGTGAAGTCTTCTCCCAAAGTGGAATCGATCACCGGCACGCTGCTTTCGCCCTATGCCGTGAGCAAAATGGTGGATGAATTATACGCTCAGGTTTTTGGCAGCGGTTACGGGCAGGAATTGGTTGGGCTGCGATACTTCAATGTATTTGGCCCACGCCAAGATCCCGCCGGTGCGTATGCCGCCGTCATCCCGCGTTGGACACAGGAGTTGTTGCGTGGCAAACCCGCCGAAATTTATGGCGACGGAAAAACCAGCCGCGACTTTTGTTTTGTGGCCAACGTTGTGCAGGCTAATCTCCTCGCCGCCACCGCCAAGGCTGCGGCGGGGAATGTGTATAATGTGGCGGTCGGCCGGCGCGCTTCCTTGAATCAATTGCATCAACAGTTGCGCAAACTCACCGGCAGTCAAGCCAAGCCCGTGCACCGCGAGTTTCGCGCGGGTGATGTGCGACATTCGCTCGCGAGCATTCGTGCGGCGAAGCGCGACTTGGGTTACGCGCCGACGCACACATTGGAACAAGGCTTGGCGCTGACGGTTCCGTGGTTCGCAAAATAA
- a CDS encoding UDP-glucose/GDP-mannose dehydrogenase family protein, with the protein MKITVYGAGYVGLVSGACLADVGNEVLCVDVDAERVAALNDGEIPIYEPGLAGVIKRNRESGRLRFTTDVAEAVTHGELQFVAVGTPPKADGSADLKYVLEVARTIGQQMTEHRVVVNKSTVPVGTADQVSAAIAGELQMRGEEIEFSVASNPEFLKEGDAVSDFMKPDRIVIGTADSRAENLLRELYAPFNRNHDRVFAMDVRSAELTKYAANAMLATKISFMNEMANIAECVGADIEHVRLGIGSDSRIGYSFIYPGCGYGGSCFPKDVRAVEQTARANGYSPRILLAVGAANEAQKEVLFAKIKKRLGELRGKTIAVWGLAFKPNTDDMREASSLVLIRSLLAAGATVRAHDPESMPVARAMLGESVEFCDEPYAALEGADALAIVTEWKAFRSPDFARIKNALNEPVIFDGRNLYDPAAVAAAGLEYQAIGRPVANATK; encoded by the coding sequence ATGAAAATCACCGTTTATGGCGCAGGTTACGTTGGTTTAGTCAGCGGCGCTTGCCTTGCGGATGTGGGCAACGAGGTGTTGTGCGTGGACGTGGATGCCGAGCGCGTGGCGGCATTGAATGACGGCGAGATTCCCATTTACGAGCCGGGGCTTGCGGGGGTCATCAAACGCAATCGCGAGAGTGGCCGCTTGCGTTTCACTACCGATGTCGCCGAAGCGGTGACGCACGGGGAATTGCAGTTTGTGGCTGTGGGCACGCCGCCGAAGGCCGATGGCTCGGCGGATTTGAAATACGTGCTTGAGGTTGCGCGCACCATTGGGCAGCAGATGACCGAGCATCGCGTAGTGGTGAATAAATCCACCGTGCCCGTGGGCACTGCCGACCAAGTCAGCGCGGCTATTGCCGGTGAGTTGCAAATGCGCGGCGAGGAGATTGAATTCAGCGTGGCGTCCAATCCGGAATTTCTCAAAGAAGGCGATGCGGTTAGCGATTTTATGAAGCCCGACCGCATCGTGATAGGCACTGCCGATTCGCGCGCGGAAAATTTATTGCGCGAGTTGTACGCGCCCTTCAACCGCAATCACGACCGCGTGTTCGCGATGGACGTGCGCTCCGCCGAGCTCACCAAGTACGCCGCCAACGCGATGCTGGCGACGAAGATTAGTTTTATGAATGAGATGGCCAACATCGCCGAATGCGTCGGCGCGGACATCGAGCACGTGCGTCTCGGCATCGGATCCGATTCGCGCATTGGTTATTCGTTCATATATCCCGGCTGCGGTTATGGCGGCTCGTGTTTCCCCAAGGACGTGCGCGCCGTGGAACAAACCGCCCGGGCCAATGGCTACTCCCCACGCATTCTCCTGGCCGTGGGCGCCGCTAACGAGGCGCAAAAGGAAGTGCTCTTTGCAAAGATCAAAAAACGATTGGGAGAGTTGCGCGGCAAAACCATCGCCGTATGGGGCCTCGCCTTTAAGCCTAATACCGATGACATGCGCGAAGCCTCCAGCCTTGTGCTCATTCGCTCGCTGCTCGCCGCAGGTGCAACCGTGCGCGCTCACGATCCAGAGTCCATGCCCGTGGCCCGGGCGATGTTGGGGGAAAGCGTTGAGTTTTGCGATGAACCTTACGCAGCGTTGGAGGGTGCCGATGCTTTGGCGATTGTCACCGAATGGAAAGCGTTTCGCAGCCCTGACTTTGCGCGCATCAAAAACGCACTCAACGAGCCGGTCATTTTTGATGGCCGCAATCTTTACGATCCGGCCGCGGTGG